One window from the genome of Amycolatopsis sp. NBC_01480 encodes:
- a CDS encoding GNAT family N-acetyltransferase has product MPTHPLDNATHSALTGPHARFAERRGNALRYPADISPLMALPDDPETKDWTDLAALAGARLSLTGPVLEPPDGWTVEARIPLLQFVDDGIAAASDEEAVRLGEADVPEILELVELTKPGPFLKRTIEMGTYLGIRRDGRLVAMAGERLHAPGWTEISAVCSDPAYRGHGLGTRLLLAVAAGIRDRGETPFLHVLESNVDAVRLYERLGFRLRLRTNIVIAAQP; this is encoded by the coding sequence GTGCCGACCCATCCGCTGGACAACGCCACCCACTCCGCCCTGACCGGGCCGCACGCCCGGTTCGCCGAGCGCCGCGGCAACGCGCTGCGCTACCCGGCCGACATTTCGCCGTTGATGGCGCTGCCGGACGACCCCGAGACAAAAGACTGGACCGACCTCGCGGCTCTCGCCGGCGCGCGGCTCAGCCTGACCGGCCCCGTGCTCGAACCGCCGGACGGCTGGACGGTCGAAGCGCGCATCCCGCTGCTACAGTTCGTCGACGACGGGATCGCCGCCGCGTCGGACGAGGAGGCCGTCCGTCTCGGCGAGGCCGACGTGCCGGAAATACTCGAGCTGGTCGAGCTGACCAAGCCCGGGCCGTTCCTGAAGCGCACCATCGAAATGGGCACCTACCTCGGGATCCGCCGTGACGGCCGGCTGGTGGCCATGGCCGGCGAACGCCTGCACGCTCCCGGATGGACGGAGATCAGCGCGGTCTGCAGCGACCCGGCCTACCGCGGGCACGGCCTCGGCACGCGGCTGCTGCTGGCCGTCGCCGCCGGAATCCGGGACCGCGGCGAGACCCCGTTCCTGCACGTTCTGGAGTCCAATGTGGACGCTGTCCGGCTGTATGAGCGCCTCGGGTTCCGGCTGCGGCTGCGCACGAACATCGTGATCGCCGCCCAGCCGTGA
- a CDS encoding winged helix-turn-helix transcriptional regulator, with protein sequence MVLPSTYADRNCSLARALEVVGERWTLLIVRDAFYGIRRFGDFATQLGIPRAVLTSRLKLLVREGVLVHDNTGEYRLTDKGIGLWPVVRVMMAWGDEHYSPAGVKRALRHDRDGTLLDHEGRCRECGELVPVPEIRIEPGPGFTPAKSSPDPVSARLNAPRRLLEPLAAQH encoded by the coding sequence ATGGTTCTTCCCAGCACGTACGCGGATCGCAACTGCTCGCTGGCCCGGGCGTTGGAGGTGGTCGGCGAGCGGTGGACGCTGCTGATCGTGCGGGACGCGTTCTACGGGATCCGCCGGTTCGGCGATTTCGCCACGCAGCTCGGCATTCCCCGCGCCGTCCTGACCAGCCGGCTCAAGCTGCTCGTGCGTGAGGGCGTGCTCGTCCACGACAACACCGGCGAGTACCGGCTGACCGACAAGGGGATCGGCCTCTGGCCGGTCGTGCGCGTGATGATGGCCTGGGGCGACGAGCATTACTCGCCGGCCGGCGTCAAGCGCGCGCTGCGGCACGACCGCGACGGCACGCTGCTCGACCACGAAGGACGCTGCAGGGAATGCGGTGAACTCGTCCCGGTTCCGGAGATCCGGATCGAGCCGGGGCCCGGGTTCACCCCCGCGAAATCCAGCCCTGATCCCGTTTCCGCCCGGCTCAACGCGCCACGCCGGCTCCTCGAACCGCTCGCGGCCCAGCACTGA
- a CDS encoding NmrA family NAD(P)-binding protein encodes MTDSLYLISGATGKTGGGTVKLLLERGHRVRAMVRREDERSRALAAAGAEIAVADLHDLNGVSAAMRGVTGAYLCHPIAPSLIEATVNFAQAATDAGVRSVVDMSQISARRDAGSDAARQHWLSERLLDRTGLLTAHLRPTFFAEWLTTWWELRDGEGYLRLPFGEGRHAPIAAADQSHVIAALLTDPEPHDRAVYTLHGPVELDHHEIAAAMAATLGFPVHYEPISVDEFAAAMTARGLSPHLVQHLSHVAVDYRNGVFAGTNDNVERVGHRVPQSVGEFVTAHKDRFDLSGPNFVPAESC; translated from the coding sequence ATGACCGACAGCCTGTACCTGATCAGTGGCGCGACCGGCAAAACCGGTGGTGGCACAGTCAAACTGCTGCTGGAACGCGGCCATCGCGTCCGGGCCATGGTGCGCCGCGAGGACGAGCGGTCCCGCGCGCTGGCCGCGGCCGGCGCCGAGATCGCGGTGGCGGACCTGCACGATCTGAACGGGGTGAGCGCCGCCATGCGCGGGGTCACCGGCGCCTACCTGTGCCATCCGATCGCCCCGAGCCTGATCGAGGCGACTGTCAATTTCGCCCAGGCGGCAACGGATGCGGGGGTCCGGTCGGTGGTCGACATGTCGCAGATCTCCGCCCGCCGCGACGCCGGGAGCGACGCCGCCCGGCAGCACTGGCTGAGCGAGCGCCTGCTCGACCGGACCGGCCTGCTCACCGCGCACCTGCGTCCCACCTTCTTCGCCGAGTGGCTCACGACGTGGTGGGAGCTGCGCGACGGTGAGGGCTACCTCCGGCTCCCGTTCGGCGAGGGCCGCCACGCCCCGATCGCCGCCGCCGACCAGTCCCACGTGATCGCCGCGCTGCTGACCGACCCCGAGCCGCACGACCGCGCCGTGTACACCCTGCACGGCCCGGTCGAGCTGGACCACCACGAGATCGCCGCCGCCATGGCCGCCACGCTCGGTTTCCCCGTGCACTACGAGCCGATCAGCGTCGACGAGTTCGCCGCGGCCATGACCGCGCGCGGCCTGTCGCCGCACCTCGTCCAGCACCTGAGCCACGTCGCCGTCGACTACCGGAACGGCGTCTTCGCCGGGACCAACGACAACGTCGAACGGGTCGGCCACCGCGTCCCGCAGTCGGTCGGGGAGTTCGTGACCGCGCACAAAGATCGCTTCGATCTCAGCGGCCCCAACTTCGTCCCCGCCGAATCCTGCTAA
- a CDS encoding TetR/AcrR family transcriptional regulator: MAGRRTDAREKMVRAAGQCLRERGYHATAFSDVLALSEAPRGSVYFHFPGGKAQLAVEAAELHVREQVAQIDRAAVAAGSPVELVHAYLGQARENLVAADYRQGCALAPLVIESAGGSDELDAMGGKAFSAMIESLTGHFAAFGIDEAAARRFAHTAVAGMEGALVTARALRSTEPFEAVSAVLESQAALLGQ, from the coding sequence ATGGCAGGACGGCGCACGGATGCGCGAGAGAAGATGGTCCGGGCCGCCGGGCAGTGCCTGCGCGAGCGGGGCTACCACGCGACGGCCTTCTCGGACGTGCTGGCGTTGAGCGAGGCTCCGCGCGGTTCGGTGTACTTCCATTTCCCTGGCGGCAAGGCCCAGCTGGCGGTGGAGGCGGCTGAACTGCATGTACGCGAGCAGGTCGCGCAGATCGACCGCGCCGCCGTGGCAGCCGGATCACCGGTCGAGCTGGTCCACGCTTATCTCGGCCAGGCTCGGGAAAACCTCGTGGCCGCGGATTACCGGCAGGGGTGCGCGCTGGCGCCGCTGGTGATCGAGTCCGCCGGCGGCTCCGACGAACTCGATGCCATGGGCGGCAAGGCTTTCTCCGCGATGATCGAGAGTTTGACAGGACACTTCGCGGCTTTCGGCATTGACGAAGCTGCCGCGCGCCGCTTCGCCCACACGGCCGTCGCGGGCATGGAGGGGGCGCTGGTCACTGCTCGCGCGTTGCGTAGCACTGAGCCCTTCGAGGCGGTGTCGGCGGTTCTGGAGAGCCAGGCCGCGCTGCTCGGCCAGTGA
- a CDS encoding SDR family oxidoreductase, with the protein MSSVLITGASQGIGRAIALELANRGHRVIATARRPETLADLPVDERLRLDVTDQDSVDEAMAAAGEVDVLVSNAGATLRAPLESVPLAEVERIYQLNTIGALRVAQGVLPAMRERGSGRLVFVSSIQGRLVLPVIGAYGASKWALEAIAETLAIETRPFGVKVSIVQPGAVATNGAGQTGTFFTDDDPYAPLYRQLGALRGEVVTPEEVAAVVADTIEQPEPPLRVPAGAPAERALRARKEAPEDQPFMPVDIDW; encoded by the coding sequence ATGTCATCCGTGCTCATCACCGGCGCGTCCCAGGGAATCGGCCGGGCCATCGCCCTGGAGCTGGCGAACCGCGGCCACCGGGTGATCGCCACCGCCCGCCGCCCGGAGACTCTGGCCGACCTGCCCGTCGACGAGCGCTTGCGGCTCGACGTCACCGACCAGGACAGCGTCGACGAGGCCATGGCCGCGGCCGGGGAGGTCGACGTGCTGGTCAGCAACGCCGGCGCGACCCTGCGCGCGCCGCTGGAAAGCGTTCCCCTGGCCGAGGTCGAACGGATCTACCAGCTCAACACCATCGGCGCGTTACGCGTGGCGCAAGGCGTGCTGCCCGCGATGCGCGAGCGGGGGTCGGGCCGCCTGGTCTTCGTCTCCAGCATCCAGGGACGGCTGGTGCTGCCGGTCATCGGCGCGTACGGCGCGAGCAAGTGGGCGCTGGAGGCGATCGCCGAGACGCTGGCCATCGAGACCCGTCCCTTCGGCGTCAAGGTGAGCATCGTGCAACCGGGCGCGGTGGCCACGAACGGCGCCGGTCAGACCGGCACCTTCTTCACCGACGACGACCCGTACGCCCCGCTGTACCGGCAATTGGGCGCACTGCGCGGCGAGGTCGTCACGCCCGAGGAGGTGGCCGCCGTCGTCGCCGACACGATCGAACAGCCGGAGCCGCCGCTGCGCGTACCCGCTGGCGCCCCGGCTGAACGAGCCTTGCGGGCACGCAAGGAAGCCCCCGAAGATCAGCCGTTCATGCCGGTCGACATCGACTGGTGA